The following DNA comes from Streptomyces pristinaespiralis.
CAGCACGGGGGTGGCGTCAGTTGCGCCAGGTGTCGTTCAGCGCGACCTTGCCGGAGGACGGGACGGTGGCGGTGCGGTTGGCGCCGCTCTCCCAGGTGACGTTGCCTGCACCGTCCTTGCGGATGTACTTGTACTCGAAGGACGTACCGGCGGCGAGGTTCACCTCGGCCTTCCAGACGGGGTAGGCCGCCGGGTCGAGCTTGACGGCGCCGGCGGGGTTCCAGTTGCCGAGCGCCGGCTGGTTGCCGGTCACGTAGATGTTCTGGCCGACGACCGTGGTGGCGTTGACGGCGAAGGACGCGCCCGCGCTCACCGGTCCGGGGTCGGTGGAGCCGCCGCCGCAGTCACGCGCGCCGGCATGCAGCGCGAGGGCGGTGCCGGCGCCGAGGGTGGCCGTGAACCGGCCGGAGCCGTCGACGGCGACGCTCCTGCCGCTCTGCACGTCGCAGTAGGTGCCGGACGGCAGGGAGGTCTGGAAGGTACGGGTCAGCGCGGCGCCCTCCTGGTTGATGGCGACGTACGCCTTGGTGCCCCGCCCGAAGGCGATCTGGTCGGCGCCGTTGTCCCACCAGTTCGTGACGCCCTGGCCGCGGGCGGTGTTGCGCAGGCCCACCATGGAGGAGATCTCCCGCCAGGAGTGCTGGCACTTCCACCCGTCGCTGTAGCAGGCGGTCACCGCTCCGCCGTTGGGCGGCCCGGCGTCGTGCTGGGTGAACTCGTAGCCGGAGTGGACGTCGGGTGATCCGTACGGCCAGGCGAGCATGAACACGTGGGCCAGTGTGTAGTTGGCCCCGTCCTTGTAGGTGAGGGTGTCGCCGCCGCGCTCCGTGTCGTGGTTGGCGACGAAGACGGCGGACCTGCCCGACTCCATGAAGCCCCAGCCCTCGCCGAAGTTCTTCAGACTCGTGAGGTTCCCGCCGGTGAAGACCTGCTTGAGGCCGCGTCCGTAGCGGAACTCCTGGACGTCGCCGCTGCCGAGGTACTCGCTCGGGGAGACGGCCTCGCCCGCGCCGTGGATGGCCTCGTGCTTCCAGTAGATGCCCGGGTTCGTGAGCTTGCCCTTGATGGCGGCCAGGTCGTCGGCGGGCATGTGCTTGGAGGCGTCGATGCGGAAGCCGTCGACGCCGAGCGTCAGCAGGTCGTTCAGATACCCGGCGATCCTGCCCCTGACGTACTCCTCGCCGGTGTCCAGGTCCGCCAGCCCGACGAGCTCGCAGTTCTGCACGTTCCCGCGGTCCTGGTAGTTGTTGATCTGCGAGGTGCAGTTGTCCATGTCGTACGAGGAGTACAGACCGGGGTAGTTGTACTTCGTGTACGCGGATCCGCCGGTCCCGGTGCCGGAACCGGCGGACATGTGGTTGATGACGGAGTCGGCGATGACCTTGACGCCCGCCGCGTGGCAGGTGTCGACCATGCTCTTGAAGGCGGCGCGGTCACCGAGGCGTCCGGCGATCCGGTAGCTGACGGGCTGGTACGAGGTCCACCACTGGCTGCCCTGGATGTGCTCCTGGGGCGGCGAGACCTGTACGAACCCGTAGCCGGCGGGGCCGAGGGAGTCGGTACAGGCCCGGGCGACCGAGTCGAACTTCCACTCGAACATCACCGCGGTGACGTCCTTGTCGCCGGGCGGGGCGGCCTGGGCGGTGCTGGGGGCCGTGACGGCGACGGCGGCTCCTGCCACAACGGCGAGTGCCGCGGCCACGGTTCTGCTGGCCATGATTCCTCCTGGGGCTCACAGGAAGGTGCGGATGCGAGGGGTCAGCCTCGTGCGGCAACGCGCCGTGCCCGCAAGGCCTTGGGGATTTCTTGCTGCAAGAAGTCTGAAACTCGTTGCGGACGAGACCGTAGGGCCCGCCCGGCCGCCGGTCAAGCCTTCGGGCAGACTCCGGTGACATGCTAGAAAACCCGCTGTTTCGTGGCCGCAAACTCTTTCGCAAGCCATTGCAATGGTGTTACGTTCAACCACGACTCCGGTCCGGTCGGCCGGGGGTTCCGGTCAGTGCCGGGGCCCTACGCGCCCGGCCGGCCGGGCCGGTCACCCACCGGCCCGTGAGCACCGGAACGCCTCGACAGGCCGCGCGAAGACGGGCATCGGGCCAACGCCCCCCGTCGCCGGCCGAGGCCCACGAGCGGGAGGCCCGGGGCCGCAGACAAGACCCCGCCGCGCCCCGATCAGGGGCAGGCCCCGGGCTTCCCGAACAGCCTTACGGCGCCGCCGCGTTCACCATGAACGCGACGGCGCCCGGCCGTTCTGCGCGCGCCTCAGCGCCGCGGCGCACCCGTCGAGCCGCGCACCACGAGCTCCGGCTGGAAGACGAACTCCGTGCGCTGCACCGGGTTTCCGTCGATCTCCTCCACGAGAGCGTCGACCGCCGCCGTCGCCATGGCCTGCACGGGCTGACGCACCGTCGTGAGCGGCGGGTCGGTGAAGGCGATGAGGGGCGAGTCGTCGAAGCCGACGACGGAGACGTCCCCGGGCACGTCGAGCCCCCGCGCCCGCACCGCCCTGATGGCGCCCAGCGCCATCAGGTCGCTGCCGCAGACGATCCCGGTGCACCCCTGGTCGAGCAGCAGGCCGGCGGCCGCCTGGCCGCCCTCCACGGAGAACAGCGTGCGCTGGATGAACCCCTGCGCCTCGTCCTCGCCCAGCCCCAGCATGGCTTCGAGGGCCTCGGTGAAGCCCTCGGCCTTGCGCGACGAGGGCACATAGCGGGTGGGCCCGATGGCCAGACCGATGCGCTCGTGCCCGAGTTCGACGAGGTGCCGCACGGCCATCCGCGCCGCCGACCGGTCGTCCGGCGAGACGAACGGCGCCTCCACGGCCTCGTTGTAGCCGTTGATGAGGACGAACGGGATGCCCCGGCCCGCCAGTTTGAGATAGCGGGAGGGGTCGGCCGTCGTGTCGGCGTGCAGCCCGGAGAGGAACACGATGCCGGTGACGCCGCGTTCCTCGAGCTGCTCGACCAGCTCGTCCTCCGTCGAACCGCCGGGCATCTGGGTGCACAGCACGGGCGTGTAGCCGTGGCCCGCCAGCACCTGTTCGATGACCTGCGCGAACGCGGGGAAGATCGGGTTCGTCAGCTCGGGGATGATCAGGCCGACGAGCCCGGCGCTGCGCTGCCGCAGCCGCACCGGCCGTTCGTAACCGAGCACGTCGAGGGCGGCCAGCACCTTGTGCCGCGTGGCGGCGGCGACGCCGGCCTTGCCGTTCAGCACCCGGCTGACCGTGGCTTCGCTGACCTGCGCCTGGAGGGCGAGATCGGCGAGCCTCGGGGCGCCGTTTCCGTCGCCCCGAGGCAGGGGGATCGTCACACCGCCCACCAGACGGTGGTGTCGGCGGGCAGCTCCGCCATGTCGTCCACGATCATCACCGTCTCGCTGGCGAGCAGGGTGCGGCCGGGCAGCGGGATGCGGACCACCGCGCCGGTGGTGTTGGCGGTGCAGACGAAGCCGTCACGGCGGAAGGCGAGCACGCCCTCCGGGGACTCCAGCCACTCCACGGCCGTCCCGGCGCCGAGCCCCGGGTGCTCGCGGCGCACGGCGAGCGCGCTGCGGTAGAGCTCGAGCGTGGAGCCGGGATCGCCGGTCTGCGCCTCGACGCTCAGGCCGCCCCAGGAGTCGGGCTGCGGCAGCCAGCTGCCGCCGCTGCCGAAGCCGTACGAGGAGCCCTCCACGGTCCACGGGATCGGCACCCGGCAGCCGTCGCGGTATCCGTCCTGGCCGGCCGCACGGAAGAACGACGGGTCCTGGCGCACCTCGTCCGGGAGGTCGGTGACGTCGGGCAGGCCGAGTTCCTCGCCCTGGTAGATGTAGGCGGAGCCGGGCAGCGCCAGCATCAGCAGCGTCGCGGCGCGGGCACGGCGCAGACCGAGCTCGCGGTCCCCGGCCGTGCGGAGCTGGGTGCCGAGGCCCGCCGGGTTGGCGAAGCGGGTGGCGTGCCGGGTGACGTCGTGGTTGGACAGCACCCAGGTGGCGGGGGCGTCGACCGGGCGCATCGCGGCGAGCGAGCTGTCGATGACGGCGCGCAGCTCGGCGGCGTCCCAGTGGGTGCCCAGGTACTGGAAGTTGAACGCCTGGTGGAGCTCGTCGGGGCGGACGTAGTTCGCGGTGCGCTCCACGGTCGGCGTCCACGCCTCCGCGACGGCGATCCGCTCGTCCGGGTACTCGTCGAGGATGGTGCGCCAGCTGCGGTAGATCTCGTGCACACCGTCCTGGTCGAAGAACGGCATGACATCGTTTCCGAGCAGCTTGACCTGGTCGGTGCCGCCGAGGTCCGGGAGGCCCTCGGCCTTGACCAGGCCGTGGGCGACGTCGACGCGGAAGCCGTCCACGCCCATGTCGAGCCAGAAGCGCAGGATCGAGCGGAACTCGTCGGCGACGGCCGGGTTGTCCCAGTTGAAGTCGGGCTGCTCCGGGGCGAAGAGGTGGAGGTACCACTCGCCGTCCCCGGTACGCGTCCAGGCCGGGCCGCCGAAGATGGACTCCCAGTCGTTGGGCGGGAGTTCGCCGTTCTCGCCCTTGCCGGGGCGGAAGTGGTAGCGGGCCCGCAGCGGGGACCCGGGCCCCTCGCGCAGCGCGCGCTTGAACCACTCGTGCTGGTCGGAGGAGTGGTTGGGCACGAGGTCCACGATGATGCGCAGACCCAGTTCGTGGGCGTCGCGGATCAGCGCGTCCGCGTCGAGGAGCGTGCCGAACATGGGGTCGATGG
Coding sequences within:
- a CDS encoding carbohydrate-binding module family 20 domain-containing protein is translated as MASRTVAAALAVVAGAAVAVTAPSTAQAAPPGDKDVTAVMFEWKFDSVARACTDSLGPAGYGFVQVSPPQEHIQGSQWWTSYQPVSYRIAGRLGDRAAFKSMVDTCHAAGVKVIADSVINHMSAGSGTGTGGSAYTKYNYPGLYSSYDMDNCTSQINNYQDRGNVQNCELVGLADLDTGEEYVRGRIAGYLNDLLTLGVDGFRIDASKHMPADDLAAIKGKLTNPGIYWKHEAIHGAGEAVSPSEYLGSGDVQEFRYGRGLKQVFTGGNLTSLKNFGEGWGFMESGRSAVFVANHDTERGGDTLTYKDGANYTLAHVFMLAWPYGSPDVHSGYEFTQHDAGPPNGGAVTACYSDGWKCQHSWREISSMVGLRNTARGQGVTNWWDNGADQIAFGRGTKAYVAINQEGAALTRTFQTSLPSGTYCDVQSGRSVAVDGSGRFTATLGAGTALALHAGARDCGGGSTDPGPVSAGASFAVNATTVVGQNIYVTGNQPALGNWNPAGAVKLDPAAYPVWKAEVNLAAGTSFEYKYIRKDGAGNVTWESGANRTATVPSSGKVALNDTWRN
- a CDS encoding LacI family DNA-binding transcriptional regulator, translating into MGGVTIPLPRGDGNGAPRLADLALQAQVSEATVSRVLNGKAGVAAATRHKVLAALDVLGYERPVRLRQRSAGLVGLIIPELTNPIFPAFAQVIEQVLAGHGYTPVLCTQMPGGSTEDELVEQLEERGVTGIVFLSGLHADTTADPSRYLKLAGRGIPFVLINGYNEAVEAPFVSPDDRSAARMAVRHLVELGHERIGLAIGPTRYVPSSRKAEGFTEALEAMLGLGEDEAQGFIQRTLFSVEGGQAAAGLLLDQGCTGIVCGSDLMALGAIRAVRARGLDVPGDVSVVGFDDSPLIAFTDPPLTTVRQPVQAMATAAVDALVEEIDGNPVQRTEFVFQPELVVRGSTGAPRR
- a CDS encoding glycoside hydrolase family 13 protein, with the translated sequence MTQHLAAPAAPTSGTHTGWWRDAVIYQVYPRSFADGNGDGMGDLEGVRSRLPYLKDLGVDAVWLSPFYASPQADAGYDVADYRAIDPMFGTLLDADALIRDAHELGLRIIVDLVPNHSSDQHEWFKRALREGPGSPLRARYHFRPGKGENGELPPNDWESIFGGPAWTRTGDGEWYLHLFAPEQPDFNWDNPAVADEFRSILRFWLDMGVDGFRVDVAHGLVKAEGLPDLGGTDQVKLLGNDVMPFFDQDGVHEIYRSWRTILDEYPDERIAVAEAWTPTVERTANYVRPDELHQAFNFQYLGTHWDAAELRAVIDSSLAAMRPVDAPATWVLSNHDVTRHATRFANPAGLGTQLRTAGDRELGLRRARAATLLMLALPGSAYIYQGEELGLPDVTDLPDEVRQDPSFFRAAGQDGYRDGCRVPIPWTVEGSSYGFGSGGSWLPQPDSWGGLSVEAQTGDPGSTLELYRSALAVRREHPGLGAGTAVEWLESPEGVLAFRRDGFVCTANTTGAVVRIPLPGRTLLASETVMIVDDMAELPADTTVWWAV